The proteins below come from a single Dermatophagoides farinae isolate YC_2012a chromosome 7, ASM2471394v1, whole genome shotgun sequence genomic window:
- the LOC124496659 gene encoding uncharacterized protein LOC124496659 isoform X2 produces MEPATARLAGGGGVVGGAGGGTTNPLAMLTAQCNKLASKTPPPLADAAVGKSFHPWKKATSSSSSSNSSSTTNTLTNTIGNNNNNNNTSISPPINHHTPSPNSAAPPNAGLPQQRASSSSNAGSPPTSIGQTMYNTNTNNNNRSPLNSTPNSNNSNNSAIGYSTADSIFSVYPPAPPPPHSSVTTSCMLDGSGNVGTTGQSSSFFSKMHSHHHPGDHHHTHTPHHTNHTAASNHLSTSHMYSRMATNPYAVDSWPFGMNTSGHHHGACIKNDPVTQSSLNHHAAAAHHHHHHHSSSWWEMPTATGSSWLDMAPTSATASTGLHTGLQANAYGSPATDYGLGSSLAAAAAVAASAQSAAAVATAHPLLSASGQHLLQDTYKSVLPTSHQNPTATSPFGLSATTQSTTAAITASIPPAASSANQSSSTTTTTTTSTRSQRRYTGRATCDCPNCQEAERLGPAGAHLRKKNIHSCHIPGCGKVYGKTSHLKAHLRWHTGERPFVCNWLFCGKRFTRSDELQRHLRTHTGEKRFACPVCNKRFMRSDHLSKHVKTHNGNDGGGGNVIGNVKKENGNCSDNENNNQQTAPNHHNNNHNHNNHNHNHLHHHQMTTSPGILPSELSIKW; encoded by the exons atg GAACCAGCTACAGCACGTTTAgctggtggtggcggtgttgttggtggtgctggtggtggtacaACAAATCCATTAGCAATGTTAACAGCACAATGCAATAAATTAGCATCgaaaacaccaccaccattggcCGATGCAGCCGTTGGTAAAAGTTTTCATCCATGGAAAAAagctacatcatcatcatcatcatcgaattcatcatcaacgacaaacACATTGACAAATACAAtcggaaataataataacaataataatacatcAATTTCACCAccaattaatcatcatacacCATCACCAAATTCTGCAGCACCACCAAATGCTGGTTTACCTCAACAACGagcctcatcatcatcgaatgccGGTTCACCACCGACATCGATTGGTCAAACAATGTataatacaaatacaaataataataatcgatcacCATTAAATTCAACGCCCAATTccaataatagtaataattcAGCTATCGGTTATAGTACTGCTGATAGTATATTTAGTGTTTATCCACcggcaccaccaccacctcaTTCTTCTGTTACTACTTCCTGTATGTTAGATGGTAGTGGTAATGTAGGTACAACAGGACAATCATCGAGCTTTTTTAGTAAAATgcattcacatcatcatccgggtgatcatcatcatacacacacccCACATCATACAAATCATACAGCCGCTAGTAATCATTTGAGCACCAGTCATATGTATTCACGAATGGCTACAAATCCATATGCTGTTGATAGTTGGCCATTTGGAATGAATACttctggtcatcatcatggtgcTTGTATCAAAAATGATCCAGTCACACAATCgtcattgaatcatcatgcAGCAGCcgcccatcatcatcatcatcatcattcatcaagtTGGTGGGAAATGCCCACAGCTACCGGTAGTAGTTGGCTTGATATGGCACCTACATCGGCTACAGCCAGTACTGGTCTTCATACTGGACTACAAGCTAATGCTTATGGTTCACCTGCTACTGATTATGGTcttggatcatcattagccgctgctgctgcagTTGCAGCATCAGCACAATCGGCTGCCGCTGTGGCAACAGCCCATCCATTACTTTCTGCATCTGGTCAACATTTGTTGCAAGATACGTATAAATCAGTGTTGCCAACCAGTCACCAGAATCCAACGGCAACATCACCGTTTGGTTTATCTGCAACCACACAATCAACGACTGCAGCGATCACTGCCTCGATTCCACCGGCTGCTTCATCGgccaatcaatcatcatcgacaacaacaacaacgacaacatcaaCTCGATCACAACGTCGTTATACTGGGCGTGCTACCTGTGATTGTCCCAATTGTCAGGAAGCTGAACGTTTAGGACCAGCTGGTGCTCATTTACGTAAAAAGAACATCCATAGTTGTCATATACCAGGCTGTGGTAAAGTTTATGGAAAAACATCTCATCTAAAAGCACATCTAAGATGGCATACAGGTGAAAGGCCATTTGTTTGTAATTGGCTTTTCTGTGGAAAACGTTTTACACGTTCCGATGAATTACAACGTCATTTACGAACACATACTGGCGAAAAACGATTTGCATGTCCAGTTTGTAATAAACGTTTTATGCGTTCTGATCATCTTAGTAAACATGTTAAAACacataatggtaatgatggaGGTGGTGGTAATGTTATTGGTAAtgttaaaaaagaaaatggaaattgtagcgataatgaaaataataatcaacaaacagcgcccaatcatcataataataatcataatcataataatcataatcataatcatcttcatcatcatcagatgacAACATCACCCGGTATTTTACCATCagaattatcaatcaaatggtGA
- the LOC124496659 gene encoding uncharacterized protein LOC124496659 isoform X1, producing the protein MMASSIVQMEPATARLAGGGGVVGGAGGGTTNPLAMLTAQCNKLASKTPPPLADAAVGKSFHPWKKATSSSSSSNSSSTTNTLTNTIGNNNNNNNTSISPPINHHTPSPNSAAPPNAGLPQQRASSSSNAGSPPTSIGQTMYNTNTNNNNRSPLNSTPNSNNSNNSAIGYSTADSIFSVYPPAPPPPHSSVTTSCMLDGSGNVGTTGQSSSFFSKMHSHHHPGDHHHTHTPHHTNHTAASNHLSTSHMYSRMATNPYAVDSWPFGMNTSGHHHGACIKNDPVTQSSLNHHAAAAHHHHHHHSSSWWEMPTATGSSWLDMAPTSATASTGLHTGLQANAYGSPATDYGLGSSLAAAAAVAASAQSAAAVATAHPLLSASGQHLLQDTYKSVLPTSHQNPTATSPFGLSATTQSTTAAITASIPPAASSANQSSSTTTTTTTSTRSQRRYTGRATCDCPNCQEAERLGPAGAHLRKKNIHSCHIPGCGKVYGKTSHLKAHLRWHTGERPFVCNWLFCGKRFTRSDELQRHLRTHTGEKRFACPVCNKRFMRSDHLSKHVKTHNGNDGGGGNVIGNVKKENGNCSDNENNNQQTAPNHHNNNHNHNNHNHNHLHHHQMTTSPGILPSELSIKW; encoded by the coding sequence GAACCAGCTACAGCACGTTTAgctggtggtggcggtgttgttggtggtgctggtggtggtacaACAAATCCATTAGCAATGTTAACAGCACAATGCAATAAATTAGCATCgaaaacaccaccaccattggcCGATGCAGCCGTTGGTAAAAGTTTTCATCCATGGAAAAAagctacatcatcatcatcatcatcgaattcatcatcaacgacaaacACATTGACAAATACAAtcggaaataataataacaataataatacatcAATTTCACCAccaattaatcatcatacacCATCACCAAATTCTGCAGCACCACCAAATGCTGGTTTACCTCAACAACGagcctcatcatcatcgaatgccGGTTCACCACCGACATCGATTGGTCAAACAATGTataatacaaatacaaataataataatcgatcacCATTAAATTCAACGCCCAATTccaataatagtaataattcAGCTATCGGTTATAGTACTGCTGATAGTATATTTAGTGTTTATCCACcggcaccaccaccacctcaTTCTTCTGTTACTACTTCCTGTATGTTAGATGGTAGTGGTAATGTAGGTACAACAGGACAATCATCGAGCTTTTTTAGTAAAATgcattcacatcatcatccgggtgatcatcatcatacacacacccCACATCATACAAATCATACAGCCGCTAGTAATCATTTGAGCACCAGTCATATGTATTCACGAATGGCTACAAATCCATATGCTGTTGATAGTTGGCCATTTGGAATGAATACttctggtcatcatcatggtgcTTGTATCAAAAATGATCCAGTCACACAATCgtcattgaatcatcatgcAGCAGCcgcccatcatcatcatcatcatcattcatcaagtTGGTGGGAAATGCCCACAGCTACCGGTAGTAGTTGGCTTGATATGGCACCTACATCGGCTACAGCCAGTACTGGTCTTCATACTGGACTACAAGCTAATGCTTATGGTTCACCTGCTACTGATTATGGTcttggatcatcattagccgctgctgctgcagTTGCAGCATCAGCACAATCGGCTGCCGCTGTGGCAACAGCCCATCCATTACTTTCTGCATCTGGTCAACATTTGTTGCAAGATACGTATAAATCAGTGTTGCCAACCAGTCACCAGAATCCAACGGCAACATCACCGTTTGGTTTATCTGCAACCACACAATCAACGACTGCAGCGATCACTGCCTCGATTCCACCGGCTGCTTCATCGgccaatcaatcatcatcgacaacaacaacaacgacaacatcaaCTCGATCACAACGTCGTTATACTGGGCGTGCTACCTGTGATTGTCCCAATTGTCAGGAAGCTGAACGTTTAGGACCAGCTGGTGCTCATTTACGTAAAAAGAACATCCATAGTTGTCATATACCAGGCTGTGGTAAAGTTTATGGAAAAACATCTCATCTAAAAGCACATCTAAGATGGCATACAGGTGAAAGGCCATTTGTTTGTAATTGGCTTTTCTGTGGAAAACGTTTTACACGTTCCGATGAATTACAACGTCATTTACGAACACATACTGGCGAAAAACGATTTGCATGTCCAGTTTGTAATAAACGTTTTATGCGTTCTGATCATCTTAGTAAACATGTTAAAACacataatggtaatgatggaGGTGGTGGTAATGTTATTGGTAAtgttaaaaaagaaaatggaaattgtagcgataatgaaaataataatcaacaaacagcgcccaatcatcataataataatcataatcataataatcataatcataatcatcttcatcatcatcagatgacAACATCACCCGGTATTTTACCATCagaattatcaatcaaatggtGA
- the LOC124496659 gene encoding uncharacterized protein LOC124496659 isoform X3 translates to MLTAQCNKLASKTPPPLADAAVGKSFHPWKKATSSSSSSNSSSTTNTLTNTIGNNNNNNNTSISPPINHHTPSPNSAAPPNAGLPQQRASSSSNAGSPPTSIGQTMYNTNTNNNNRSPLNSTPNSNNSNNSAIGYSTADSIFSVYPPAPPPPHSSVTTSCMLDGSGNVGTTGQSSSFFSKMHSHHHPGDHHHTHTPHHTNHTAASNHLSTSHMYSRMATNPYAVDSWPFGMNTSGHHHGACIKNDPVTQSSLNHHAAAAHHHHHHHSSSWWEMPTATGSSWLDMAPTSATASTGLHTGLQANAYGSPATDYGLGSSLAAAAAVAASAQSAAAVATAHPLLSASGQHLLQDTYKSVLPTSHQNPTATSPFGLSATTQSTTAAITASIPPAASSANQSSSTTTTTTTSTRSQRRYTGRATCDCPNCQEAERLGPAGAHLRKKNIHSCHIPGCGKVYGKTSHLKAHLRWHTGERPFVCNWLFCGKRFTRSDELQRHLRTHTGEKRFACPVCNKRFMRSDHLSKHVKTHNGNDGGGGNVIGNVKKENGNCSDNENNNQQTAPNHHNNNHNHNNHNHNHLHHHQMTTSPGILPSELSIKW, encoded by the coding sequence ATGTTAACAGCACAATGCAATAAATTAGCATCgaaaacaccaccaccattggcCGATGCAGCCGTTGGTAAAAGTTTTCATCCATGGAAAAAagctacatcatcatcatcatcatcgaattcatcatcaacgacaaacACATTGACAAATACAAtcggaaataataataacaataataatacatcAATTTCACCAccaattaatcatcatacacCATCACCAAATTCTGCAGCACCACCAAATGCTGGTTTACCTCAACAACGagcctcatcatcatcgaatgccGGTTCACCACCGACATCGATTGGTCAAACAATGTataatacaaatacaaataataataatcgatcacCATTAAATTCAACGCCCAATTccaataatagtaataattcAGCTATCGGTTATAGTACTGCTGATAGTATATTTAGTGTTTATCCACcggcaccaccaccacctcaTTCTTCTGTTACTACTTCCTGTATGTTAGATGGTAGTGGTAATGTAGGTACAACAGGACAATCATCGAGCTTTTTTAGTAAAATgcattcacatcatcatccgggtgatcatcatcatacacacacccCACATCATACAAATCATACAGCCGCTAGTAATCATTTGAGCACCAGTCATATGTATTCACGAATGGCTACAAATCCATATGCTGTTGATAGTTGGCCATTTGGAATGAATACttctggtcatcatcatggtgcTTGTATCAAAAATGATCCAGTCACACAATCgtcattgaatcatcatgcAGCAGCcgcccatcatcatcatcatcatcattcatcaagtTGGTGGGAAATGCCCACAGCTACCGGTAGTAGTTGGCTTGATATGGCACCTACATCGGCTACAGCCAGTACTGGTCTTCATACTGGACTACAAGCTAATGCTTATGGTTCACCTGCTACTGATTATGGTcttggatcatcattagccgctgctgctgcagTTGCAGCATCAGCACAATCGGCTGCCGCTGTGGCAACAGCCCATCCATTACTTTCTGCATCTGGTCAACATTTGTTGCAAGATACGTATAAATCAGTGTTGCCAACCAGTCACCAGAATCCAACGGCAACATCACCGTTTGGTTTATCTGCAACCACACAATCAACGACTGCAGCGATCACTGCCTCGATTCCACCGGCTGCTTCATCGgccaatcaatcatcatcgacaacaacaacaacgacaacatcaaCTCGATCACAACGTCGTTATACTGGGCGTGCTACCTGTGATTGTCCCAATTGTCAGGAAGCTGAACGTTTAGGACCAGCTGGTGCTCATTTACGTAAAAAGAACATCCATAGTTGTCATATACCAGGCTGTGGTAAAGTTTATGGAAAAACATCTCATCTAAAAGCACATCTAAGATGGCATACAGGTGAAAGGCCATTTGTTTGTAATTGGCTTTTCTGTGGAAAACGTTTTACACGTTCCGATGAATTACAACGTCATTTACGAACACATACTGGCGAAAAACGATTTGCATGTCCAGTTTGTAATAAACGTTTTATGCGTTCTGATCATCTTAGTAAACATGTTAAAACacataatggtaatgatggaGGTGGTGGTAATGTTATTGGTAAtgttaaaaaagaaaatggaaattgtagcgataatgaaaataataatcaacaaacagcgcccaatcatcataataataatcataatcataataatcataatcataatcatcttcatcatcatcagatgacAACATCACCCGGTATTTTACCATCagaattatcaatcaaatggtGA